Proteins encoded within one genomic window of [Enterobacter] lignolyticus SCF1:
- the paaD gene encoding 1,2-phenylacetyl-CoA epoxidase subunit PaaD — protein sequence MQRLAGIAPAEVHHIWALLSQIPDPEVPVLTITDLGMVRSVTPQDDGWTVGFTPTYSGCPATEHLMGEICATLTAHGYTPVHIVLQLDPPWTTDWMTPDARERLRAYGISPPQAHSCHAQMPVAVACPRCGSTHTTLISEFGSTACKALYRCDSCREPFDYFKCI from the coding sequence ATGCAACGTCTTGCCGGGATTGCCCCCGCCGAAGTTCACCACATCTGGGCACTGTTAAGCCAGATCCCCGACCCGGAGGTGCCGGTGCTGACCATCACCGACCTGGGGATGGTACGCAGCGTGACGCCGCAGGACGACGGCTGGACCGTCGGGTTTACGCCGACCTACTCCGGCTGTCCGGCGACCGAGCATCTGATGGGCGAGATTTGCGCCACGCTGACCGCGCATGGCTATACGCCGGTTCATATCGTGTTGCAGCTCGACCCGCCGTGGACCACCGACTGGATGACGCCGGACGCCCGCGAACGCCTGCGCGCTTACGGCATCAGCCCGCCGCAGGCCCACAGCTGCCACGCGCAGATGCCGGTTGCGGTGGCGTGCCCGCGCTGCGGCAGCACCCATACCACGCTTATCAGCGAATTTGGTTCAACGGCCTGCAAAGCGCTGTACCGCTGCGACAGCTGCCGTGAACCCTTTGATTACTTTAAATGTATTTGA
- the paaB gene encoding 1,2-phenylacetyl-CoA epoxidase subunit PaaB encodes MSNVYWPLYEVFVRTKQGLSHRHVGSLHAADDRMALENARDAYTRRSEGCSIWVVKASEIVASQPEERGEFFDPAESKVYRHPTFYTLPDGIEHM; translated from the coding sequence ATGAGCAATGTTTACTGGCCGTTATATGAAGTGTTTGTCCGTACCAAACAGGGGCTGTCGCATCGCCATGTCGGCAGCCTGCACGCGGCGGATGACCGCATGGCGCTGGAAAACGCCCGGGATGCCTACACCCGCCGCAGCGAAGGCTGCTCCATCTGGGTGGTGAAGGCCAGCGAAATTGTCGCCTCGCAGCCGGAAGAGCGCGGTGAGTTTTTCGATCCGGCGGAAAGCAAAGTGTACCGTCATCCGACGTTTTACACCCTTCCCGACGGCATTGAGCACATGTGA
- the paaH gene encoding 3-hydroxyacyl-CoA dehydrogenase PaaH, producing the protein MNVAINTVAVIGSGTMGAGIAEVAAAAGQQVLLHDISADALSRAVAAMRQRLEDRVARGRLSADDAGRMLARIVPVADLAALAAADLVIEAAAENLEIKKTLFSRLGEICPPRTLLTSNTSSISVTAIAAGVKHPERVAGVHFFNPAPVMKLVEVVSGMATSAEVVEQLCQCVARWGKQPVRCQSTPGFIVNRVARPFYAEAWRALEEQVAPPEAIDAALREAGRFPMGPLALTDLIGQDVNFAVTCSVFNAFWQERRFLPSLLQQELVLAGRFGKKSGHGVYRWPQGAPEVALAAAADDACAAARVTQNRDVVTHAVWIELDEVVLAVTTGETAQAMSARLQRPVVLMDHSEGDLVAVAAAAGNRPGETQKAVRYLQQQGKRVLVVADYPGLLVWRTVAMLVNEALDALQKGVASEADINTAMRLGVNYPRGPLQWGEQLGWQRVLQLLENLQRHYGEERYRPCSLLRQRALLESSYES; encoded by the coding sequence ATGAATGTAGCGATTAACACGGTGGCGGTCATTGGCAGCGGCACGATGGGCGCCGGGATTGCCGAAGTGGCGGCCGCCGCAGGCCAGCAGGTGCTGCTGCACGATATCTCCGCCGACGCGCTGTCGCGCGCGGTCGCCGCGATGCGCCAGCGCCTGGAAGACCGGGTGGCGCGCGGCAGGCTGAGCGCTGACGACGCCGGGCGGATGCTGGCGCGCATTGTGCCGGTCGCCGACCTCGCCGCGCTGGCGGCGGCCGACCTGGTCATTGAAGCCGCCGCGGAGAACCTGGAGATTAAAAAAACGCTGTTCAGCCGGCTCGGCGAGATTTGCCCGCCGCGGACGCTGCTGACCAGCAATACCTCCTCAATCTCCGTTACCGCCATTGCCGCCGGGGTGAAGCACCCGGAGCGCGTGGCGGGGGTGCACTTCTTTAACCCGGCGCCGGTGATGAAGCTGGTGGAAGTGGTGAGCGGCATGGCGACGTCGGCGGAAGTGGTCGAACAGCTGTGTCAGTGCGTTGCGCGGTGGGGAAAGCAGCCGGTGCGCTGCCAGTCAACGCCGGGGTTTATCGTCAACCGCGTGGCGCGGCCGTTCTACGCCGAAGCCTGGCGCGCGCTGGAGGAACAGGTGGCGCCGCCCGAGGCTATCGACGCCGCGCTGCGCGAGGCGGGCAGGTTCCCGATGGGGCCGCTGGCGCTGACCGATCTCATCGGCCAGGACGTCAACTTTGCCGTGACCTGTTCGGTCTTTAACGCTTTCTGGCAGGAGCGCCGTTTTCTGCCCTCGCTGCTGCAGCAGGAGCTGGTGCTGGCGGGGCGGTTTGGCAAGAAGAGCGGCCACGGCGTGTACCGCTGGCCGCAGGGGGCGCCGGAGGTGGCGCTGGCGGCAGCTGCCGACGACGCGTGCGCGGCAGCGCGGGTGACGCAAAATCGTGACGTTGTCACGCATGCGGTGTGGATCGAGCTGGACGAGGTGGTGCTGGCGGTGACGACCGGCGAAACCGCGCAGGCGATGTCGGCGCGCCTGCAGCGCCCGGTAGTGCTGATGGACCACAGCGAGGGCGACCTCGTGGCGGTCGCGGCGGCGGCGGGCAACCGTCCCGGGGAGACGCAAAAAGCCGTTCGTTATCTGCAGCAGCAGGGAAAACGGGTGCTGGTCGTCGCCGATTACCCGGGGCTGCTGGTCTGGCGTACCGTCGCAATGCTGGTCAATGAAGCGCTGGACGCCCTGCAAAAAGGGGTTGCCAGCGAAGCGGATATCAACACCGCTATGCGCCTTGGCGTCAACTACCCGCGCGGCCCGCTGCAGTGGGGAGAACAGCTGGGCTGGCAGCGGGTGCTGCAGCTGCTGGAAAACCTGCAGCGTCATTACGGCGAAGAACGCTATCGCCCCTGTTCACTGCTGCGCCAGCGCGCGCTTCTGGAGAGTAGCTATGAGTCATAA
- the paaG gene encoding 2-(1,2-epoxy-1,2-dihydrophenyl)acetyl-CoA isomerase PaaG — translation MDALILSHVEHGVMTLTLNRPDRLNSFNDEMHYQLAECLKQAERDETIRCLLITGAGRGFCAGQDLNDRSVDPNGPAPDLGLSVETFYNPLVRRLAKLPKPVIAAVNGVAAGAGATLALGCDIVIAARSVNFVMAFSRLGLVPDCGGTWLLPRVAGRARAMALALLGDKLSAEQAQQWGMIWQVVDDAQLLETAGQLARHLATQPTFGLGLIKQAINAAETHTLDQQLDLERDYQRMAGRSDDYREGVSAFLAKRPPQFSGK, via the coding sequence ATGGATGCACTGATTCTGAGCCACGTTGAGCACGGCGTGATGACCCTGACGCTGAACCGTCCGGATCGCCTGAACAGTTTTAACGACGAGATGCATTATCAGCTCGCCGAGTGCCTGAAGCAGGCGGAGCGCGACGAGACGATCCGCTGTCTGCTGATTACCGGCGCCGGGCGCGGTTTTTGCGCCGGGCAGGACCTGAATGACCGCAGCGTCGACCCGAACGGCCCCGCGCCGGATCTCGGCCTGTCGGTAGAGACTTTTTATAACCCGCTGGTGCGCCGTCTGGCGAAGCTGCCGAAGCCGGTGATCGCCGCGGTAAACGGCGTTGCGGCCGGCGCCGGTGCGACGCTGGCGCTGGGCTGCGACATCGTGATCGCCGCCCGCTCGGTGAATTTCGTGATGGCCTTCAGCAGGCTTGGCCTGGTGCCGGACTGCGGCGGCACCTGGCTGCTGCCGCGGGTCGCAGGGCGCGCCCGTGCGATGGCCCTGGCGCTGCTCGGCGACAAGCTCAGCGCCGAACAGGCCCAGCAGTGGGGCATGATCTGGCAGGTGGTGGACGATGCGCAGCTGCTGGAGACCGCGGGCCAGCTGGCGCGCCATCTGGCGACGCAGCCGACCTTCGGGCTGGGGCTTATCAAGCAGGCGATCAACGCCGCCGAAACCCACACCCTTGACCAGCAGCTCGATCTGGAGCGCGACTATCAGCGGATGGCCGGGCGCAGCGACGACTATCGTGAAGGCGTCAGCGCCTTTCTTGCCAAGCGTCCACCTCAGTTCAGCGGGAAGTGA
- the paaC gene encoding 1,2-phenylacetyl-CoA epoxidase subunit PaaC: protein MNNHDPIAAYALRLGDNCLVLAQRLGAWCGHAPELEIDLALANIGLDLLGQARNFLSYAASRQGAGDEDTLAFGRDERQFSNVLLVEQPNGNFADTLARQLLMDAWHVALFTRLMQSQDAQLAAIAAKAIKEARYHLRFSRGWVERLGGGTALSSVRMQAAIDSLWRFTAELFAADALERELSEQGIAVDPASLRDEWETTVFAALADAGMTVPQEAAFRTGGKQGLHTEHLGPMLAEMQYLQRSHPGQQW from the coding sequence ATGAACAATCACGATCCTATTGCCGCCTATGCCCTGCGTCTGGGCGATAACTGCCTGGTGCTGGCCCAGCGTCTCGGCGCCTGGTGCGGCCACGCGCCCGAGCTGGAAATCGATCTGGCGCTGGCGAACATTGGCCTCGATCTGCTGGGGCAGGCACGCAATTTCCTTAGCTACGCCGCGTCGCGTCAGGGCGCAGGCGATGAAGACACGCTGGCCTTCGGCCGCGATGAGCGCCAGTTCAGCAATGTGCTGCTGGTCGAACAGCCGAACGGCAACTTCGCCGATACCCTGGCGCGCCAGCTGCTGATGGATGCCTGGCACGTGGCGCTGTTTACCCGGCTGATGCAAAGCCAGGACGCGCAGCTTGCCGCGATCGCCGCCAAAGCGATTAAAGAGGCGCGCTACCATCTGCGCTTTAGCCGCGGCTGGGTCGAGCGCCTGGGCGGCGGTACGGCGCTGTCATCCGTGCGGATGCAGGCGGCGATCGACAGCCTGTGGCGCTTTACCGCCGAGCTGTTTGCTGCCGATGCGCTGGAGCGCGAGCTGAGCGAGCAGGGTATCGCCGTGGATCCAGCCAGTCTTCGCGACGAGTGGGAGACAACGGTGTTCGCCGCGCTTGCCGACGCCGGGATGACGGTACCGCAGGAGGCGGCGTTCCGCACCGGCGGTAAGCAGGGGCTGCATACCGAACATCTGGGGCCGATGCTGGCGGAAATGCAGTATCTCCAGCGCAGCCATCCAGGCCAGCAGTGGTAA
- the paaE gene encoding 1,2-phenylacetyl-CoA epoxidase subunit PaaE: MTTFHSLTVAKVEPETRDAVTITFTVPQALQSAYAFRPGQHLTLKARLAGEELRRCYSICRRAVPGEISVAVKAIDGGRFSGYARAQIKAGMTIDVMVPQGNFGYQPQPERTGSYLAIAAGSGITPMLAIMESTLQTEPHSQFTLIYGNRSSQTMMFRQALADLKDRWPARLQLVCLFSQESLDSELLHGRIDGEKLRALGKTLIAFDQFDEAFICGPAAMMDDAETTLLSLGMPGKAIHLERFNTPGGSARRAANVHAQGQTVVIRQDGRDRHITLSADDESILDAALRQGADLPYACKGGVCATCKCKVLRGEVSMATNYSLEPDELAAGYVLSCQALPVTPDVIVDFDAKGMA; this comes from the coding sequence ATGACAACGTTTCATTCGCTCACGGTAGCAAAAGTGGAACCGGAAACCCGCGACGCGGTGACCATCACCTTTACCGTGCCGCAGGCGCTGCAGTCGGCCTACGCCTTTCGTCCAGGCCAGCACCTGACGCTGAAAGCGCGGCTGGCGGGCGAAGAGCTGCGCCGCTGCTACTCCATCTGCCGTCGCGCCGTGCCGGGCGAGATTAGCGTCGCGGTGAAAGCCATCGACGGCGGACGCTTTTCCGGCTACGCCCGGGCGCAGATTAAAGCCGGTATGACGATCGACGTCATGGTGCCGCAGGGCAACTTCGGCTACCAGCCGCAGCCTGAGCGCACCGGCAGCTATCTGGCGATTGCCGCAGGCTCCGGCATTACGCCGATGCTCGCCATTATGGAGTCAACCCTGCAGACCGAGCCGCACAGCCAGTTCACCCTGATTTACGGCAACCGCAGCAGCCAGACCATGATGTTCCGCCAGGCGTTGGCGGACCTGAAAGACCGCTGGCCGGCTCGCCTGCAGCTGGTCTGCCTGTTCAGCCAGGAGAGCCTCGACAGCGAGCTGCTGCACGGGCGCATCGACGGCGAAAAGCTGCGGGCGCTGGGGAAAACGCTTATCGCCTTCGACCAGTTCGACGAAGCCTTTATCTGCGGCCCGGCGGCGATGATGGATGATGCGGAAACCACGCTGCTGTCCCTCGGCATGCCGGGGAAAGCGATTCACCTCGAGCGCTTCAATACGCCGGGCGGTAGCGCGCGTCGCGCCGCCAACGTCCACGCCCAGGGGCAGACGGTGGTTATTCGCCAGGACGGCCGAGATCGTCATATCACCCTGTCCGCCGATGACGAAAGCATTCTTGACGCCGCATTGCGCCAGGGGGCCGACCTGCCTTACGCCTGCAAGGGCGGCGTCTGCGCCACCTGCAAGTGCAAAGTGCTGCGCGGCGAAGTGTCCATGGCGACCAACTACAGCCTTGAGCCGGACGAGCTGGCCGCGGGCTATGTGCTGAGCTGTCAGGCGCTGCCGGTCACGCCTGATGTGATCGTCGACTTTGATGCAAAGGGGATGGCATGA
- the paaF gene encoding 2,3-dehydroadipyl-CoA hydratase PaaF: protein MSELLSVHHGRVLQLTLNRPQARNALNNALLTQLAEALEAAQQDDSVGAVVIVGTTRFFAAGADLQEMAEKDLAATLNDSRPRLWARIDAFSKPLIAAVNGYALGAGCELALLCDVVVAGDNASFGLPEITLGIMPGAGGTQRLIRCVGKSLAAQMILTGNAIDAKRAQQAGLVSEVYPSGLTLEYALALALRMVEHSPLALQAAKQALRQSQEVSLHAGLGLERQLFTLLSATDDRQEGIAAFLAKRKPEFKGR from the coding sequence ATGAGCGAACTTTTAAGCGTGCATCACGGCCGCGTACTGCAGCTGACCCTGAACCGTCCACAGGCGCGAAATGCGCTGAACAACGCGCTGCTGACGCAGCTTGCTGAGGCCCTGGAGGCCGCGCAGCAGGACGACAGCGTCGGCGCCGTGGTGATTGTCGGTACGACGCGCTTCTTTGCCGCGGGCGCCGATCTGCAGGAGATGGCGGAGAAGGACCTGGCCGCCACCCTCAATGACAGCCGCCCGCGGCTGTGGGCGCGTATTGACGCGTTCAGCAAACCGCTGATTGCGGCGGTTAACGGCTACGCGCTGGGGGCCGGATGCGAGCTGGCGCTGCTGTGCGATGTGGTGGTCGCCGGGGATAACGCCAGCTTCGGGCTGCCGGAAATCACGCTCGGCATCATGCCCGGCGCAGGCGGCACCCAGCGCCTGATTCGCTGCGTGGGCAAATCGCTGGCCGCCCAGATGATCCTCACCGGAAACGCCATTGATGCGAAACGTGCGCAGCAGGCCGGGCTGGTCAGCGAAGTGTATCCCAGCGGCCTGACGCTGGAGTACGCGCTGGCGCTGGCGCTGCGCATGGTAGAGCACTCGCCTCTGGCGCTGCAGGCGGCGAAACAGGCTCTGCGCCAGTCGCAGGAAGTGAGCCTGCATGCCGGTTTAGGACTGGAGCGCCAGCTGTTTACGCTGTTGAGCGCAACTGACGATCGCCAGGAAGGGATCGCCGCTTTTCTTGCCAAACGCAAACCCGAATTTAAAGGACGGTAA
- the paaI gene encoding hydroxyphenylacetyl-CoA thioesterase PaaI, with amino-acid sequence MSHNAWHNARAMYEHDACAQALGIDIVEMDDGFAVLTMTITPSMLNGHKTCHGGQLFSLADTAFAYACNSQGLAAVASACTIDFLRPGFAGDKLTATARVKHQGKLTGVYDIEIVNQQQKTVALFRGKSHRIGGSVTGEA; translated from the coding sequence ATGAGTCATAACGCCTGGCATAACGCTCGCGCCATGTATGAACACGATGCCTGCGCGCAGGCGCTGGGTATCGATATCGTCGAAATGGACGACGGCTTTGCGGTGCTGACCATGACCATCACGCCGTCGATGCTGAACGGCCATAAAACCTGCCACGGCGGCCAGCTGTTCTCGCTGGCGGACACCGCGTTCGCCTATGCCTGCAACAGCCAGGGGCTGGCGGCGGTGGCGTCAGCCTGCACCATCGATTTTCTGCGTCCGGGGTTTGCCGGCGATAAGCTCACCGCCACGGCGCGGGTGAAGCATCAGGGCAAACTGACCGGCGTGTACGACATTGAAATCGTCAATCAACAACAAAAAACGGTTGCCCTGTTTCGCGGTAAATCACACCGCATCGGCGGCAGCGTAACGGGAGAAGCCTGA